In a single window of the Zestosphaera sp. genome:
- a CDS encoding HEPN domain-containing protein has translation MVSRASDWLRQALKDLEHAKKSFEVGDYEWACFAAHQAAGKSVKALYQALGIEVWGHSVSRMLSSLPENLRPGEELINKARELDRHYIPTRYPNFHPEGAPMDYYTKSDAERAIAHASEVIEHVRTKILQARPE, from the coding sequence TTGGTTTCAAGAGCCTCAGACTGGTTGAGGCAGGCTCTCAAGGATTTAGAACATGCTAAGAAGTCTTTCGAAGTCGGTGATTATGAGTGGGCTTGTTTCGCCGCTCATCAAGCTGCTGGGAAGAGCGTCAAAGCTCTTTACCAAGCTCTAGGTATTGAGGTGTGGGGTCATTCCGTCTCTAGGATGCTATCTAGCTTACCTGAGAACTTAAGGCCTGGCGAAGAACTAATTAATAAGGCTAGGGAGCTTGACAGACACTACATACCTACTAGGTACCCGAATTTCCATCCAGAAGGTGCTCCGATGGACTACTACACTAAGAGCGACGCGGAGAGAGCCATCGCTCACGCGAGTGAGGTGATAGAGCACGTCAGAACTAAGATTCTTCAAGCTAGACCGGAGTGA